In one window of Leptospira sp. WS92.C1 DNA:
- the hisB gene encoding imidazoleglycerol-phosphate dehydratase HisB, whose product MTRRSIGFYDPGRMKAERKTSETEIKLEMNLRGTGKYNFNTEIPFFEHMLSHISKHGLIDLDLWLRGDIEIDCHHSVEDTAILMGTTIHKQLGDKAGIFRYGHFTLTMDEVLTTVAVDLGGRYFFKYTGPELSGKFGIYDAELSLEFLQKLALNAKMNLHVVVHYGDNRHHIHESIFKALGKALRMAIAQDSSAAGMIPSTKGVLE is encoded by the coding sequence TTGACACGGAGGTCGATTGGATTCTATGATCCAGGTAGGATGAAAGCAGAACGAAAAACCTCTGAGACCGAGATCAAATTGGAGATGAATCTCCGCGGAACCGGGAAGTATAACTTTAATACCGAGATTCCTTTTTTCGAGCATATGCTTTCTCATATTTCCAAACACGGTTTGATCGATTTGGATCTTTGGTTGAGAGGCGATATTGAAATCGATTGTCACCATTCCGTGGAAGACACGGCGATTTTAATGGGAACCACCATTCATAAACAACTCGGTGATAAAGCCGGAATTTTTAGATACGGACATTTCACGTTAACGATGGATGAAGTGTTGACAACTGTCGCTGTCGATCTTGGTGGAAGGTATTTTTTTAAATATACCGGTCCGGAACTCAGTGGCAAGTTCGGAATTTATGACGCGGAATTGTCTCTGGAATTTCTACAAAAATTAGCTCTGAATGCAAAGATGAATCTTCACGTTGTCGTTCATTACGGTGACAACAGACATCATATTCACGAATCGATTTTTAAGGCGCTCGGTAAAGCTTTGAGAATGGCGATCGCACAAGATTCTTCCGCGGCGGGTATGATTCCTTCCACAAAAGGAGTGTTGGAGTGA
- a CDS encoding rhomboid family intramembrane serine protease: MIRILLFEFPLTTFFIFLMIVTFFGVNIFLPEHLIRQYFLNHPGQIHPISWIGAVFYHGSLIHLFGNMFYLFFLGRAVEFKAGKGRWLLFFFMAALISSLLDSFIRGIILHDSTPVVGASGAISGIAAVAALLSPFSLRFNGKNIPFPVFLVAWIMVYSDITNVFTDDGIARWAHLGGFISVIFAAYFLKPNERKQLHTGFILNVIFIVLTLILAFFYSNR, from the coding sequence TTGATCCGGATTCTTCTTTTTGAATTTCCACTGACTACGTTTTTCATTTTTTTGATGATCGTAACTTTTTTCGGAGTAAATATTTTTCTCCCGGAACATCTGATTCGTCAGTATTTTTTAAATCATCCGGGACAGATTCATCCTATTTCCTGGATCGGAGCCGTCTTTTATCATGGAAGTCTGATTCATCTTTTTGGAAACATGTTTTATCTTTTTTTCTTAGGAAGAGCGGTGGAATTTAAGGCCGGTAAAGGAAGATGGCTTTTATTCTTTTTTATGGCGGCTCTGATCTCTTCGCTTTTGGATTCCTTTATTCGCGGAATTATCTTACACGATTCCACCCCGGTAGTCGGAGCGTCAGGTGCGATCTCGGGAATTGCAGCGGTCGCCGCTTTACTTTCGCCCTTTTCGCTTCGTTTTAACGGGAAGAATATTCCTTTCCCGGTTTTTCTCGTGGCTTGGATCATGGTATATTCCGATATCACAAATGTGTTTACGGATGATGGAATCGCACGTTGGGCTCACCTCGGCGGCTTTATCTCCGTTATTTTTGCGGCCTATTTTTTAAAACCGAACGAACGAAAACAACTTCATACCGGATTTATTCTAAACGTGATTTTCATCGTTCTCACTTTGATTTTAGCTTTCTTTTATTCCAATCGTTAG
- the hisH gene encoding imidazole glycerol phosphate synthase subunit HisH, producing MIAILDYGMGNIHSCIKAVSLYTKDFVYTSDRATIENSKALILPGDGHFDKAMENLNASGLRDTIDKHVKSGKPLFGICIGFQILFESSDETAQGTKKEQIEGLGYIKGKIRKFHGKDFKVPHIGWNRLQFRKKDKSILLKGISDQSFFYFIHSYRPTDAEGSAITGLCDYYQEKFPAVVEKNNIFGTQFHPEKSHTHGLKLLENFIHFV from the coding sequence GTGATTGCCATTTTGGATTACGGAATGGGAAACATTCATTCCTGTATCAAAGCGGTTTCTCTCTATACAAAGGATTTTGTATATACCAGCGACAGAGCTACAATCGAAAATTCGAAAGCTCTGATTCTTCCTGGTGACGGACATTTTGATAAGGCTATGGAGAATCTAAACGCCAGCGGTCTGAGAGATACGATCGATAAACACGTGAAATCGGGGAAACCTCTTTTCGGTATCTGCATCGGTTTTCAAATTTTATTTGAGTCTTCGGATGAAACCGCTCAGGGAACCAAAAAAGAACAGATCGAAGGTCTTGGATATATTAAAGGAAAAATCCGTAAATTTCACGGAAAGGATTTTAAGGTTCCTCATATCGGTTGGAATCGGCTTCAGTTTCGAAAAAAAGATAAAAGCATTCTTTTGAAAGGAATTTCCGATCAATCCTTTTTTTATTTCATTCATTCGTATCGACCCACGGATGCGGAAGGAAGCGCGATTACGGGTCTTTGCGATTACTATCAGGAAAAATTTCCTGCGGTTGTCGAAAAAAACAATATTTTCGGAACTCAATTTCATCCCGAAAAATCCCATACTCACGGACTTAAACTTTTGGAGAATTTCATTCATTTCGTATGA
- the hisA gene encoding 1-(5-phosphoribosyl)-5-[(5-phosphoribosylamino)methylideneamino]imidazole-4-carboxamide isomerase, which translates to MIIIPAIDLLDNCAVRLFKGQYEEKKIYSSEPWKLAEGFSKNGASLLHLVDLNGARNQIGINEDSILKIRETTSIKVQLGGGIRDKEKLAYYDKIGIHRFIIGTAAITNPDLLKHALDTYGKDRVVVAVDARDGIVKIAGWEKDSGIRYPDLLANLAKAGIKHVIFTDIAQDGTLAGPNIDAYREILDSFPFQLIASGGISSLKDLMDLSSLNTKIPLYGVITGKALYEGKLDLAQAISSL; encoded by the coding sequence ATGATCATCATCCCTGCCATCGACCTACTGGATAACTGCGCCGTTCGTCTGTTCAAAGGACAATACGAAGAGAAAAAAATATATTCCTCCGAACCTTGGAAACTTGCGGAAGGATTTTCTAAAAACGGAGCTTCTCTTTTGCACCTTGTGGATTTAAACGGAGCAAGAAATCAAATCGGAATCAACGAAGATTCTATCTTAAAAATACGCGAGACAACTTCGATCAAAGTTCAATTGGGCGGCGGAATTCGAGACAAAGAAAAATTAGCATACTATGATAAGATCGGAATTCACCGTTTTATCATCGGGACGGCGGCGATTACAAATCCGGATCTTCTGAAACACGCTTTGGATACGTATGGAAAAGATAGAGTTGTCGTGGCCGTGGATGCAAGAGACGGAATCGTAAAGATCGCGGGTTGGGAAAAAGATTCCGGGATTCGTTATCCGGATCTTCTTGCAAACCTTGCGAAAGCGGGAATCAAACACGTGATTTTCACGGATATCGCTCAAGACGGAACTCTGGCAGGACCGAATATCGATGCCTATCGGGAAATTTTAGATTCTTTTCCGTTTCAGTTGATCGCTTCCGGCGGAATTTCTTCTCTGAAAGATTTGATGGATCTTTCTTCTCTCAATACAAAAATTCCTCTCTACGGAGTGATCACAGGAAAGGCTTTGTATGAGGGAAAATTGGATCTCGCACAGGCGATTTCTTCTCTCTGA
- a CDS encoding TetR/AcrR family transcriptional regulator — MISKKTIKPKKIGNGESGKDPSLLNPRKEPSQKRSIDRVQKILDVVTVLLEKNGAEAITTNMIAQEAEIPIGSLYQYFPNKHAVLNAVGQRHLERVNQMLSEIFESELAGQSWEDLIDCVIDSFANFYLTEPGFAPLWSSMKQDPELLEIDRENNLKISESVSLILSQFNINPAENKIISRIIVEVTDAILNRWIREQKDKEFSNRMIIELKIILKSYLKRYFIEGKETL, encoded by the coding sequence TTGATTTCAAAAAAAACAATCAAACCTAAAAAAATTGGAAACGGCGAATCCGGGAAAGATCCATCTCTTCTCAATCCAAGAAAGGAGCCTTCCCAAAAACGGTCCATTGATCGCGTGCAAAAAATCCTAGACGTAGTTACTGTTCTTTTAGAAAAAAATGGGGCCGAAGCGATTACCACAAACATGATCGCACAAGAAGCCGAAATTCCAATCGGCTCTTTATACCAGTATTTTCCAAACAAACATGCGGTTCTAAACGCGGTAGGTCAAAGACATTTAGAGAGAGTCAATCAGATGCTCTCCGAAATTTTTGAATCTGAACTTGCTGGACAATCCTGGGAAGACTTGATCGATTGTGTAATCGATTCCTTTGCAAATTTTTATCTCACCGAACCCGGCTTTGCGCCTTTATGGTCGTCGATGAAACAAGATCCCGAGTTGTTAGAAATCGATCGGGAAAATAATCTAAAAATTTCGGAAAGCGTTTCTTTGATTCTTTCTCAATTCAACATCAACCCCGCCGAGAATAAAATCATTTCAAGAATCATAGTAGAAGTCACGGATGCAATTCTCAACCGATGGATCCGAGAACAAAAGGATAAAGAATTTTCAAATCGAATGATTATCGAATTGAAGATTATTCTAAAATCCTATTTAAAACGATATTTTATCGAAGGAAAAGAAACGCTTTGA